In Gemmobacter sp., the sequence TTCGGGGTCGCGGGACATAGCGGTCCTTTCGGTGCGGGTGGTCTGAGGGAGGGCCGTCACGGCTGGCCCCCGAAGCCCAGGAACAGGCGCAGCCCCTCGGAAATGAGGATGGCCCAGCCGAGGGCGGCGCCGGTCAGCCAGAGGCCGGTTGCGATTTCGTGCAGCAGCTCGTCGCGCTGGCGGCGGCGGTTGGCGGCGTCGAAGGGGGATTTCATGCCGCACCGCCGGGCTGGCGGGTGGGCTGCACGGCGCCGGTGGCGACCATGTGGCGGACGGCCATGGCAACGCGGCCGCAGGCGCGGGCGAGGATGACCGAGGTTTCGCCGGTGGCGGGGATCGGCCCAGCCGGGCGCAGGGGGCGCAGGCGCACCACCTGGGCGGGGCCGCGCGGGGTGTCGGGGTGGTGCAAGGGGGCCTCCATAGTTGCTAGAAACGGAAAAGCGAATAGACTTGGTGCCGGCTGCGCGCCGCAAACGCGCAGCCGGCCACACCACCTTCGACCCAAGCAAAGGAGGCATGTTTCATGTCGAGACAGAACGATGGCCGGCCACCGACCGGGCGCAATGCGCCGGTCAGGATCGACGATAATGTCAGGCCATATGACAGGACGCCGCCGCCGGAGACCAATGTAAGACCCGGACAGGCGCCTTCCGCGCCATCGGTGCCGCCGCCTGACAAATAGGCGATCAGTACCTGATGTTGACCCTGACGATCTGATTTGCCGGAATATAGGTCATCCGGGATCCCCAAGCCGGGTCTATGATGCCTTCCCGAAGCTCTATGGTGCCGTCGGGAAGGCGCTCTTTCTCCACGACCATCAAGATCGAGCCGTTCACGCCCAACAGCAAACCCTCTTCGGGGGCTGTTTTGAACTTGCTGCGATCCGACAGATACAGCACCCGACCATCGGTCGTGTGGACCGATACCTGACCCGTCGATAGCTTCGGCGTGGTCAGGATGCTTTCCCAAGCGTCTGTCATGCCGTCGTCCATATGGACGTGAAGCCAGCGCATCAGCCGGGTCCAGTGGTGCTTGCCTGCGCCACGCCATGCGAGTGCCAGTGCAAAGCTGAACATGGTGCCCGTGATCACATTCACCCAGACCGACCCGATGCCGGCCGTGATCGGCAGTAGCGCCGGGACGCCGAAGGCAAACGACAGGAATGTCGCGTCCAGCGCCGTATGCCCGCGCCGGTGCCCGGCATAGACCAGCAGATAGCACAGATAGCCAACGCCCAGACCAAGTTGCACGGTCAGGGGGATTTGCAGGGTCGGCGGCATCAATGGAACTCCGGTGCTGCGACGGGCGCGCCACTGCCACGCTACCCAATGCGCCGGGGCGATCAAGGGCGCTGGTGGGGTGGGTATCGAGCAAGGGGGCCTCCATCGGGTTGCGATGGGGGGCAATCTAGACAAGAAAATTGTCAAAGCAAGAGAAAAATGACAAAATTCTTGTCATTGATCTGCGGCACATGGTGGCTCGCTCGAGAATCGGTGCTTAACCGTGTCTCTTTTCGCTGCCTGCCAAGTGCGCTCAGCGTCGGTATGCTACCAGCCGCAAGCCTTGCGAACTGGTGCCACCACGTCCGAGAGGCCGGTAAGATCGAAGGTGGTTTCGATACTGTTCTCGCTCACAGGAACAATGCGAAGGCGAATTTTGGAAGCCCCAAGCATCGATTTGACGAACGGAATGCTCTGCTTTCCGCCCCAAAGACCAAGTGCGCTGTTGTCGTTGCTTTCGATCATCCGAACGGTTTTCATTGGCTGATCATCAAGGCGATATTCTACCTTGCCCCAGTACTTTGAAAAATAGCAGCCTTCACCTTCAATCGTTATGTTGGTCTTATTCTCGTGGCATGAAATAATCATGGTTAGATTATCTGATGGTGAGTGAGAATTGCATTTAACGGGAGTCTCGGAATTGGAGGCCACCCAGTGGCTTACGGTGTCAGTCATGGAAGATGGTTCTGAGAAAGAATGCCAGCTCTTGGCGGGCTTGGGATCGCTGCTGGCTGCAGCGCCCTCGGCCTGGCGCGGAAAGAAATGGTCATAGCATGACAGGCGTTGGCTGTTCTCGAGAACCTTGGCGCAGTCGGCTGCGCTGTTTGCAGCCTGCGCATAAGCGATAAAAGGCTGAAAGCAAATGGAAAGTGCTAGTGCCGCGGTAAGCTTCATCATTTCTGCACCTCATGGCCGCCCGGCGCGATTGTGGTTCGATAGCGTGGATTCGCCAAGCAATATTTTCTGATTGTGTATTTGAATAGGAAATTGAGTGTTCTCGTTCATGAGGTTGAAAGGTCCAATGCATCGCAGGACGATCTTGAACACCACAAGGGGCAATGTGCATGAAAGAGGTTGACCGCATCAGGTTATTGTCAATGGCAGCACGAGAGAGCGGCTTGACGATAGATTTTCTAGATCAGCTATCGATGGGCTTATCCAGCAGAGCTTTTCTTAGGTTCATTGGCAACGCTTCGACTTCGCCTTCATATATGAAGTCGAGCGACAGCCCATACGTCTTTCGCAGGGCTCGGGCGGCGGCCAAGCCCACTTGGAAGTCGCCGCTCTCGTAGTTGTTGAGGGCAGCCCGCTTTAGGCCTGCCCGCTTCGCGTACTCGTCTTGCGTGTACTGCAACAGGGTGCGGTGCCAGAGGATCCGTGAGGCTTGATCGGCGTAGGGCTTTTCCATGAGGAAGTCCTACCTGACAAGTTTCTTGCCACAACGCGAACTTCTTGTCTTGCGAAACGACAAGAAACTTGTCATCCATGACGCATGACAAGCGTATCTGACATCATTGCGGCCCTTGGTGCGGACGAAGTCCGGCGCCTGTGTGGCGTCGGCGAGTTCTCTGTTCGCGCTGCAAGGCGAGAAGGGCAGTTTCCTGCCAGTTGGTTCGATGCGCTGGATCAGGCATGTGCGGCGAAGGGCTTGAGCTGCCCCCGGTCGCTTTTTGCGTTCAAGAAGGTCAACGCGGTAACCAAGGGGGCCGCATGATGCTGTGTGCTGTCTCATACCCCTGCCATCGCACGCGCGACACCGCCGCCCAAGGAAACAAGGTTTCCTGCCGCAACCGCCGGGTGCCGCATGACTGACCGGGTGATCCTGCGGGCGTTCATGGCCGGGCTGATCGACCGGGCCGGTGGTGTCGATGCTGCTGCGGCAGCGATCGGCGCGCGGCTGGGGGCCGAGGTGTCGAAAGGCAGCATTTCCAAGCGGATGTCGGGGCAGCTGGATTGGCCGCTGGTCGAGATCATGGCGCTGGAGGATGCGGTGGGCGACCCCTGCGTGCGCCGCTGGCTGGCCCGGTCGCTGCCCGAGGTCGGGCAGGCGCAATCGTTGATGCAGGGCGTGGCCGAGGCCGCGCGCGAGCATGGCGAGGCGGTGGCCGCGGTGATGGAACTGGCCGCCGGCAAGGGCTGCGAAGGCCGCGCCCGCAAGGAAATCGCCGATGCGCTGGTGGCGCTGAAGGCGCTGGCCGCCCGCATGGAGGCGCCGGAATGACCGCCCCCACGATCTGCTCGACGGCAGGACAGCCTGTGTTCTGCTGCCTCGCCTCCCCCCGGCCCGTGGTGGCCGGGGGGCTTTTTGACACGCCGGCCGCCGTGATTTTCCCTCCCGAAGGGGCGGCCGACCCGGCAGGGGGCGCGCCTGCCCCCTGCACCTCTTCGGCGTGGTGCGCGCCGGAGGCCGGGGCGCGCCCCGGTTCCTCCCTGTTGACCTACCCCCGGGGCGGCGGCCTCGGGGGGCTTTTGCTGCACTCCGGTGGCCAGCCCCCGAATGCCTTCCGCCCCCGCCACCTAGGCTTTGCGCCCTTCGGTGGTCACGGCACGGCGGTGGGTGGGGCTGGCGTCCCGAGCGCGGATCAGATGCGACACTGCGGCGATGGCGGCCGCAGGCCGGTCAGCCGGTCGGCCCGCCCGTGCCGGATGAGGCGGGCAGCTGCATCGTTAACCTGTATCTGCCGTAGGACCGCGCTCGACCCCATCTCGGCCATGTCCGGCCGCGATCCGCTGGCGGCCGGTCGCCGCTGGTCCCGTATCGTGGCCCCCGGTCTGCAACTCGCCGGGGGCCTGACGGGCCGTCATCGCATCCCCCGCGGGGGTCAGGGGCGCTATTGCCCCGTCGCACCGGGCGATCCCGGCAAAAGTGAAAGGCCAGTTGTTGCCCGCCGGCTTGGCAGCCCCCGTCGGGTTTGCCGCCGTGCCACCCCCGGCACGGCGGCCTTTGCCCTAGGGTGTGCCCATGGCTGAGGTGGTCAAGCTGCGCGTCGATGCGGCCGAGGCAGCGCGGTTGCGCGCCCTGTGGGCCACTGTCGCCAAGGCCGCGCCCGAGGATCGGGCCGAGGCCCTGCGCGCCGCTGCGGTTGCCGGGCGCCGGGCGCTGCTGCCGGAAACCGAAATCGAGGAATGCCTGACCATCGTGGCCGAGGTGTTCGGGGTGCCGGCGCGCGCGATCCGTGGCGCCGGTCGCGCCCGTGAGGTGGTGGCCGCGCGCTGGATGGTGATCTGGCTGGCGCGCCAGCGGGGGCATTCGCTGGCCGGCATCGGCCGCGCACTGGATCTCGATCACACCACCGTCGCCCATGCCCTGGCGCAGATGGCCGAGAAAATGGGGGCCGTCGATGGCTGACAAACGCATCCCAGCCGCCCGCATCCGCGCCGTCTGGCTGGATGAGACGATCGCGGGCACCGAGGCCGCTCGGCGGGTCGGGCTAACCCGATCTGTGCTGGGTCTGCATGCCAAGCGGCTGGGTCTGCCGCCGCGCAAATCCGGGCGGTTGCACGCGCTGTCGGCTGCGCAGCGGGCCGAGCTGGCGCGTTACTGGGCTGCCTCCATCTGCGCAGGCGATCTGGCCGCGCGATACGGGCTGTCGGTGGGCCATGTCGGGCGGCTGGCGCACCAAATGGGTTTGCCCCGTCGGCCAAGCGGATTCCGGGGGGTCGCCCTGGCCGACTACCTGCTGCGTGATGGCATGGCCCGCGCCGCCGCCGAAACCCGCGCCGCGATGCGGTCG encodes:
- a CDS encoding type VI secretion system-associated protein TagO; this encodes MMKLTAALALSICFQPFIAYAQAANSAADCAKVLENSQRLSCYDHFFPRQAEGAAASSDPKPAKSWHSFSEPSSMTDTVSHWVASNSETPVKCNSHSPSDNLTMIISCHENKTNITIEGEGCYFSKYWGKVEYRLDDQPMKTVRMIESNDNSALGLWGGKQSIPFVKSMLGASKIRLRIVPVSENSIETTFDLTGLSDVVAPVRKACGW
- a CDS encoding helix-turn-helix transcriptional regulator is translated as MEKPYADQASRILWHRTLLQYTQDEYAKRAGLKRAALNNYESGDFQVGLAAARALRKTYGLSLDFIYEGEVEALPMNLRKALLDKPIDS
- a CDS encoding helix-turn-helix domain-containing protein, coding for MAEVVKLRVDAAEAARLRALWATVAKAAPEDRAEALRAAAVAGRRALLPETEIEECLTIVAEVFGVPARAIRGAGRAREVVAARWMVIWLARQRGHSLAGIGRALDLDHTTVAHALAQMAEKMGAVDG